One genomic window of Leptospira paudalimensis includes the following:
- the hisE gene encoding phosphoribosyl-ATP diphosphatase: MEFLLKLEDLLRKRKEELPEKSYTAELFRDGVDRILKKIGEEAGEVIIAAKNPNEKELIHEIADLVFHLEVLMVEKGISLSTIAKELEKRHS; the protein is encoded by the coding sequence ATGGAATTTTTATTAAAATTGGAAGATTTACTCCGCAAACGAAAAGAAGAATTACCTGAAAAATCTTACACAGCTGAATTGTTTCGCGACGGTGTTGACCGTATCCTTAAAAAAATCGGTGAGGAAGCGGGTGAGGTCATCATTGCTGCAAAAAATCCAAACGAAAAAGAACTCATTCACGAAATTGCCGATTTGGTTTTCCATTTAGAAGTGTTGATGGTGGAAAAAGGGATTAGTTTATCAACGATCGCAAAAGAATTAGAAAAAAGACACAGTTAA